The Micromonospora sp. Llam0 genome contains a region encoding:
- the pheA gene encoding prephenate dehydratase produces the protein MSVPAPTRFAFLGPEGTFAEQALLTIPAARQGERVAARSVPEALDAVRAGNVDAALVPLENSVGGAVGVTFDELTNGQPLVITQEVVLPVDFVLAAPAGTTLEQVRTVAAHPQASTQCRAWLRQQVPNAAVVDVLSNGAAAVGAAAGEYDAAICAPIGASGHRLTVLADKIADHPDAVTRFVLVRRPGPPPIPTGDDITTLAVYIAHDRVGALLAVLMELAVREVNLTRIESRPTGEALGRYAFFLDCSGHVADDRLGDALRGLRRVCADVRFLGSYPRHDWPPAAGGRTTGGPAGRHDDEYAQAAAWLARIRAGQLD, from the coding sequence ATGTCCGTCCCCGCGCCGACCCGATTCGCCTTCCTCGGCCCCGAAGGAACCTTCGCCGAGCAGGCCCTGCTGACCATCCCGGCGGCCCGGCAGGGCGAGCGGGTAGCGGCCCGCAGCGTGCCGGAGGCGCTCGACGCGGTCCGGGCCGGCAACGTCGACGCGGCCCTGGTGCCGCTGGAGAACTCGGTCGGCGGAGCAGTCGGCGTCACCTTCGACGAGTTGACCAACGGCCAGCCGCTCGTGATCACCCAGGAGGTGGTGCTACCGGTCGACTTCGTGCTGGCCGCACCCGCCGGCACGACGCTGGAGCAGGTCCGCACCGTCGCCGCCCACCCGCAGGCGTCCACCCAGTGCCGGGCCTGGCTGCGGCAGCAGGTGCCGAACGCCGCCGTGGTCGACGTACTGTCCAACGGCGCGGCGGCCGTCGGTGCGGCGGCCGGTGAATACGACGCGGCGATCTGCGCGCCGATCGGCGCCAGCGGCCACCGACTGACCGTGCTGGCCGACAAGATCGCCGACCATCCCGACGCGGTGACCCGGTTCGTCCTGGTCCGGCGTCCCGGACCGCCGCCGATCCCGACCGGCGACGACATCACCACCCTGGCCGTCTACATCGCCCACGACCGGGTCGGTGCCCTACTCGCGGTGCTGATGGAGCTGGCCGTCAGGGAGGTCAACCTCACCCGGATCGAGTCCCGGCCGACCGGGGAGGCGCTCGGCCGGTACGCATTCTTCCTGGACTGCTCCGGGCATGTCGCCGACGACCGGCTCGGCGACGCGCTACGCGGGCTCCGCCGGGTCTGCGCCGACGTACGGTTCCTCGGCTCCTACCCGCGGCACGACTGGCCGCCGGCCGCCGGCGGCCGCACCACGGGTGGGCCGGCCGGCCGGCACGACGACGAGTACGCGCAGGCAGCCGCCTGGCTGGCCCGGATCCGCGCCGGCCAGCTGGACTGA